Proteins from one Thermococcus celericrescens genomic window:
- a CDS encoding CGP-CTERM-anchored Cys-rich protein, producing MKRLAALMVLLMFTLTPVVKACMSSSDGYAVEVVLNKPGIVYRPYPAFNALHNAVVENGTFVFLSHYDERLYVMLWNGSDGPHLRVQIPVGWKTIDVSRASLNLSILITEETLEKLRADGWNVTDNTTFERNGVRISLTPVRGKECTSDADCATGGCSGEVCAPKKEAREIVTPCVYKPWYDCLSLTSCGCVNGLCTWKPNPAFESCLREHGINPSKVIRAGYFELEVEGVNRSDDEVNAAVKDFLGAFGVSCDVSLTLVKTSVTRLSPSLDPSEVNASKALKAELEWLIETGALRMDESDVEGVLRAAEWGNAGHNSNIGWYETGNGTFAWIPYDESLNPLLVRCFTREVPVYELPNGTAYVGPTLTKPPSGDSTTMSGSTKGEVCGPGIVVLLALIVALAGRR from the coding sequence CCGTTGAGGTCGTTCTGAACAAGCCGGGGATAGTTTATCGGCCGTATCCCGCTTTCAACGCCCTCCACAACGCGGTAGTCGAAAACGGCACCTTTGTCTTCCTCTCACACTACGATGAAAGGCTCTACGTCATGCTCTGGAACGGGAGCGACGGCCCCCACCTCAGGGTTCAGATACCTGTGGGGTGGAAGACCATAGACGTTTCGAGGGCTTCGTTAAACCTCTCCATTCTCATCACAGAGGAAACCCTCGAGAAACTAAGGGCCGACGGCTGGAACGTCACAGATAACACGACCTTTGAGAGGAATGGCGTTAGAATAAGCTTGACCCCGGTTCGGGGAAAAGAGTGCACCTCCGACGCCGACTGCGCCACCGGCGGCTGTTCCGGTGAGGTCTGCGCCCCTAAGAAGGAAGCCCGGGAGATAGTGACGCCCTGCGTTTACAAGCCGTGGTACGACTGCCTCTCACTGACGAGCTGCGGTTGCGTCAACGGCCTCTGCACCTGGAAGCCGAACCCGGCCTTTGAGTCCTGCCTGAGGGAGCACGGGATCAATCCGTCCAAGGTGATCCGGGCAGGGTACTTTGAGCTTGAGGTTGAGGGGGTGAACAGGTCCGATGACGAAGTGAACGCTGCCGTCAAGGACTTCCTCGGCGCCTTTGGCGTCTCCTGCGACGTCTCCCTGACGCTGGTCAAGACCTCCGTAACCCGGCTTTCCCCGTCGCTGGATCCCTCAGAGGTCAACGCCTCCAAAGCCTTAAAAGCCGAGCTCGAGTGGCTGATTGAGACCGGTGCCCTTCGGATGGACGAATCGGACGTTGAGGGCGTGCTCCGGGCTGCAGAGTGGGGAAACGCGGGGCACAACTCCAACATAGGCTGGTACGAAACGGGGAACGGCACCTTTGCATGGATACCCTACGATGAGAGCCTCAACCCCCTCCTCGTCAGGTGCTTCACCCGCGAGGTTCCCGTGTACGAGCTCCCGAACGGGACGGCCTACGTTGGGCCGACACTAACTAAGCCTCCTTCCGGGGATTCTACCACGATGTCTGGTTCGACTAAAGGGGAGGTATGCGGGCCCGGAATAGTGGTCCTGCTGGCGTTGATTGTTGCCCTCGCGGGGAGGAGATGA